The window GATCAAACTAGATATGGATTGTATGTGGATTATTGGAGTGAAATCGATGGATAATGGTGGAAAGAATTATTTAAATAATTTTATCGTGTCTATCCCTGGTGGTGCGGAGTACTTAAGGGGTTAAAGCAATCTTACATAGGATAAATGATCATGTGGTAGTGAATGATACACCAGTTGTCGAAGGAGCCCAGCATTTCTATAGAAAGCTCGGATGCAAAGATGGAGGAAGTTTTTTTAAATAACACATCATTTGAACAATCACAATAAATGTATATGTTAATCATTTTTTAGCAGCCTAATAAGCAAGAGATGATAATTTAAAGGAGGGTAAATATGAATACTGATTTTGTGAACTTAACAACAGAAAATCTTGTCAATGAGCATTTATGCTGCATTATCCGCAGTAAAAAGCCCCATCAAGGTATTGAAGCAAAGAAACAATGGCTTTCAGACCGGCTAAATGAAGGTCATGTCTTTAGAAAGTTAAATGAGAAGGCTACAGTTTTTATTGAATACGCTCCTCTTGAAACAGCTTGGGTTCCCATAACTGGTGAAAACTATTATTATCTGTATTGCTTATGGGTTTCTGGCAGTTACAAAGGAAAAGGGTATGGGAAATTGCTGATGAAGTATTGTTTGGATGATGCTAAAGAAAGGGGGAAATCCGGCATTTGTATGCTTGGAGCAAAAAAACAAAAATCTTTTCTTTCTGACCAATCATTTGCGAAGAAGTTCGGCTTTGAGGTTGTTGATACTACCAATAACGGATATGAGTTGCTTGCACTTTCTTTTGACGGAACAACGCCAAAGTTCGCACAAAATGTTAAAAACCAAGAAATTGAAAGCAAAGAGCTAACTATTTATTATGATATGCAATGCCCCTATGTCTATCAAAGCATTGAAATGGTAAAACAATATTGTGAAATGAATGACGTTCCTGTATCTTTTATTCAAGTGGATACGCTACAAAAAGCAAAGGAATTGCCTTGTGTTTTCAATAACTGGGGGGTGTTTTATAAAGGAAAATTTGAGACAGTGAATTTGTTAGATGTCGCTTCCATAAAGAGAATACTTAAAAAATAAGGTTGTATTTC of the Lacrimispora indolis DSM 755 genome contains:
- a CDS encoding GNAT family N-acetyltransferase, with the translated sequence MNTDFVNLTTENLVNEHLCCIIRSKKPHQGIEAKKQWLSDRLNEGHVFRKLNEKATVFIEYAPLETAWVPITGENYYYLYCLWVSGSYKGKGYGKLLMKYCLDDAKERGKSGICMLGAKKQKSFLSDQSFAKKFGFEVVDTTNNGYELLALSFDGTTPKFAQNVKNQEIESKELTIYYDMQCPYVYQSIEMVKQYCEMNDVPVSFIQVDTLQKAKELPCVFNNWGVFYKGKFETVNLLDVASIKRILKK